Part of the Pseudorasbora parva isolate DD20220531a chromosome 13, ASM2467924v1, whole genome shotgun sequence genome is shown below.
attagacaatatgcttacaaaatctttaaataatattttaataaaggttgtcgaatctcaaaaaattctcattgtattaactcaaaattttaaatttcaatgaactcaaaattttaaggcaaccaggtaactttttttctaaataatttttttttacagtgtattaatgtTAAATGTCATGGGACCTGGGATGCAATAACAATAACATGGTATgtaaatgtgaattttttttgatttgttgtgtttttaaaCACTTTGTTTGGCATTTTTACATTGTGACCTCATGTTGAGGACAGGTTAGATTACATAAGGTTCTAgtgattttaaaataatatttaagaaATCATTAAGAAGTATAAGCAATGAATGCCCCAACTATACACTCCTTTagatttaactttttttgttgttgatattCTTACTGTTGATATTTTAACATAAATAGGGCTTTTGTGTTTAGGACATGTGTTGTCCCTTATCTCAAGAATCAATGAGCTACTAAAAAAGGCTGGTAAATGATCCTCTAATTTAGAACAGTCTGACCTATCAAAACTCTCCAATTGTTcaaatagtttattatataggTCATGGTTACTAAAAACAACCGTTTTATTTTTGACTAATAATCTGCTTTTGAATCTATGCCACATTTCTATGATTAGCAACAGATGCAGTGAGGATTTAACATTAGAAGTGTGCAAAAATACCTTCCTTTCATATGCCATTAACACTTTCATGCTCCGCAGATGACCATGTTGCATCTAGCGTTGCTTAGCGGTTTCTTATCAAGCTTGATTCTACCAGATGGAAGAACCAGCTTTGGTTTCTTGTTGCCACATACAATAGATGCATCCAGTGGCAGCAGGTGTAGTGTTATATAAACTGTGTCCTGTCTTAGCACACGTGTTTTTAAATCGCACCAAAGCCTGCTTAATTCCAAACATCTTGCGCACAGGCTGTTGATTAGCAGCTCCTTCTCTGTAGAATAGCAAAGTCAGTGAACAGAGACAGTTTGGTGCTAATCTGTGTATGAAAGGACATTGATAGCCTAATAGTTAGTCACCGAAATCCAGGCTAATGGATAATAATATACTATGTTTAGACAGAATGCAGGAGGAATAGAAACACCATACTCACACCACACTTTGGGCTGCAGTTAGTCATTTATTTATAGCAAATACAATATCATTGCAAAGTGCACCCTGTGATGGTGGCTTACACTAAAATACTCAAGtcaaatggaaagcattttttGCCATTTATTTGTACAACTTTGCTTTGGTCATAGATAAAAAAAAGAGCACTATATGTCATGACATAAAAAGCAGCCAGTTTTTacaaaataagaaaagaaaaatggagCCTCCGTCGCCTGCTTCTGCCTGCGGTGACTCCTGGGTGAGGGGTGAAGGGGGTGGAATTGGGCCGGGGTGGTTTATGTGGGGAGGGGAGATCCAGGCTCCTTCCCGGAGTCACTGCTCTCACTCATCTGTCTCTTCATCACAATCTCACGGGCAACGCAGGTCACCTGACCGTTTGTCACTGTGTAGGTGCCAACCCTACAAAATCAAAAAGAACACCTTGCATGAAAACCAGGACCAAGACTGAGTCAAGCCAAACACAAAACCGTTCTTAAACTCACTTCTGCTGGGATTCAAATCCATTGGGTGTCCCCATTTGATTCTGCTTCCCAAAGAAGAAACTGGACCACCAGTGGCCAGAGTCCTGTCGTGCCAGACCTGCCATGAAATTGGATATTGAGCTTTTCTTTTCCTTTACAATGAAAGCTGACTACATATACAATATATGTACTATATATCGAGATGATTTTCAGATGATATACCTGGTGGGTGTGGAATGACCTCCCCAGTGTACTCCGAACTGCCACAGGAACTGTTGCTAGATGTAGATCCAATGCGCCCTGCAACATGAACAAATATGAgcacaaatattatatatatatatataatatattatatatatttaattatatatatatatttaaatatatatatatatatatatatatatatatatatatatatatatatatatatatatatatacactaaatAGACTTCATTTATATATGCATTAAATGTTCTtaattataacatttaaaaaaaaaagaatattaaaCTCACTTCGGTAGTAATCATGGGTTGCGATAAGGGAACCGCTTGATGGAATTGCTGCCATTTTCCCCGTCCTCTAAGTGTCAACTGCGTGGAAGATGGAAAGGTGGAAGACCtgtttgaaaaataatttaCAGCTACAATGAGAACTAACGTGTTTAAGGACGACAGCTGCATGACACCACAACAACGTGGACTTTGTAATACAAGGGTGGCTTGGAAAACACCTGAGGTAGGCAGATGCACAAACAATCTGTGCTGAGTATTAATCAGTCAGTAATTTTAACATTTGAAAGAAGAGAATGTTCCATTGAAACTACACATCCATCCTTTCCTATCAGTGTTACTATTAAACTTAACAGCTGTTACTTTCCATTTTCAGAGATCCACTTGCTTAGCAGTACAGAACAGTTATGATGACTGTGCTGCAACATGCATGCAGAACAGCTCATATTTCATGAGAGTTGGTTATTAAAAGTGCCCAGTTGTCCTGCTAGCATTTTTAAGGTATGCTaacaaaaaaagattatatatatatatatatatatatatatatatatatatatatatatatatatatatatatatatatatatatatatatatatatatataaataaaagaaatgCACACAAGAAAGTGCATCGCCTGATTTAGTGTACCACTGCTTATCAATGTCCAATGTACAGTAATAATAAATGATACCAATATACAGTaatcataattaataataagGCAGAGTGTTTGAAGAATAATTTAGACTGTTTGTGTTGCTTTAGTTTAAAACAAGGAACTACAGACGGCAATGTCAGGCTACAGATGGTGGGAAGAGGGATTTTTTTCCACGTGACCTAGTTAATACCCTTCTGTGCTACATACAACAGTGCTTTGAAAAGCTGACATGTAGCCCACTAAATGCTTAACAAAGAAAAACCTCAGAACTAGTCAAAGTTATATTTGCCTATTAGGAACTATTTGCctgtctttcaaaaaaaaaaaaatatatatatatatatatatatatatatatatatatttatatatttgcaaGCATAAACATTCCCTTACCTTTGATTTTTGGTGAGTGTTGATGTTGGTAATGCACCAAAAGCAAGGCTTGGTTAGGTAAACGCTAGGCGACGGGGCCCATTTGTAGTTTGTTTTTTGGGTTAGACCCTCCAAGGTCTTTCGCTCCTCTGCTCCAAATTCTACAGAATGATTAGAGCATGGTCTATTTATTAACCGAGTGACGATACACCTCCCAGAGGGCGTTGCTTGGCAGCCGAGGGCGTGACTTACCTGCTGGCATTAAGGGGGGTGGGGGGAAAGAAGAGTCAGCCTTATCTGTAGACAAGGGCAGATAAGCgtcaccaaaaaaaaagaaaagtaaagaTAAGCGTCACCAAACAACACGTTCCCTTTCCATCAATCCATCACGTTCACGTGCCTAAGAAGCTTTCTAAAGATATAAATCAGTAAAGGCAAATCTCCTGTGAAGGATCATAATAACaggaagaagaaaaataaatcaatatacatccaataatgtaaacaaaatacATCCAATAatgtaaacaataaaataaatcgtATCACGTGCCAAACGTTTTGTTAAAACCGAATATGATTGTAATGCAGgcaacacaaataaatatgGAAAAAGTGTAGGACGAAAACACTTTTGTCGCCACCTGTTGTCTGTTATAATTATTGACCATTAAGTGAGGCTGCGTTTATTCTGAACGTTAGTGTGCTCATGCAAAGATCAAACCACAACATTCTCGTTTACTTCATCGTCTTTAATAAACCCTGAACAGTGTAGTACGTTACAGACACAAAGCATCAAACTTTTATCCAGTAGTTATGTCAGTATGGTAACATTCTTTTATAGGTCATTGCATGGACAGTCCTCCTATCAGTACTAGCTGAATGaatcaaaagaaaaatactaaa
Proteins encoded:
- the ppdpfa gene encoding pancreatic progenitor cell differentiation and proliferation factor A, which encodes MAAIPSSGSLIATHDYYRRRIGSTSSNSSCGSSEYTGEVIPHPPGLARQDSGHWWSSFFFGKQNQMGTPNGFESQQKVGTYTVTNGQVTCVAREIVMKRQMSESSDSGKEPGSPLPT